The Bacteroidales bacterium genome has a window encoding:
- the sppA gene encoding signal peptide peptidase SppA, translating into MKSFFKSVLATLTGLILFGILWFICLMIMVSSISSMSKSTPTVKPNSVLYLNFDKQMYDKAPSDLLSSFDMFSMEIQQSQGLNTVLDCINRAKTDNNIKGIFIDTQGVSGGYAFAEEIRNALSDFKEKSGKFVVTYSKGMSQNGYYLSSVSDHIIINPEGLINFRGISAGTMFYKRMLDKLEIDVNVFRPDGNKFKSAVEPYITDEMSDANREQLSRYITSIWSTVIDAISSSRNISVADLNYYADELMIKTANDAKNLNFIDQVGQINDAYAYINGLLGVENDKKVEQIKVETYSKVPESKKELSKDRIAIIYALGDIIDGKGSDIQIGDETLAKQIKNARLDKNVKAVVFRVNSPGGSALASEIILNEIILTKAVKPVIASYGTYAASGGYYISCMADYIISDKNTLTGSIGVFGMIPDAHKLLNNKIGITTDFVKTNKYSTPLSVLYPMSAGDAAFHHTHVNNVYKTFLGHVAKGRNMTVEAVDAIAQGRIWTGTDALELGLVDELGGLTRAIEVAAEKAGLENYKIVNYPKEKSSYEQLMEILSGNSDTETKIAAELGELYPLYQTMREIQQMSGIQARIPYRIEIR; encoded by the coding sequence TTTCTTCGATGTCTAAAAGCACGCCCACTGTAAAACCGAACAGTGTTTTATATTTGAATTTTGATAAACAAATGTACGACAAAGCTCCGTCGGATTTACTATCTTCTTTTGATATGTTTAGTATGGAGATTCAGCAATCACAGGGATTAAATACCGTATTGGATTGTATTAACAGAGCAAAAACCGATAATAATATTAAAGGTATTTTTATTGATACACAAGGCGTTTCAGGTGGTTATGCATTTGCAGAAGAAATAAGAAATGCGTTATCCGATTTCAAGGAAAAGTCTGGAAAGTTTGTGGTAACGTATTCAAAAGGAATGTCACAAAACGGGTATTATCTTTCGTCGGTATCAGATCATATTATTATCAATCCGGAAGGTTTAATAAACTTTAGAGGTATTAGCGCAGGAACAATGTTTTACAAAAGAATGCTTGATAAACTTGAGATTGATGTAAATGTATTTCGCCCTGACGGAAATAAATTTAAAAGCGCTGTTGAACCGTATATTACGGATGAAATGAGTGATGCTAATAGAGAGCAGTTGTCTCGTTATATTACATCAATATGGAGTACCGTTATAGACGCAATAAGCAGTTCGAGAAATATCAGTGTTGCCGATTTAAATTATTACGCCGATGAGTTAATGATTAAAACAGCTAATGATGCAAAGAATTTAAATTTTATAGACCAAGTCGGACAGATTAATGATGCATATGCTTATATAAACGGCTTGCTTGGAGTTGAGAATGATAAAAAAGTAGAACAAATAAAAGTGGAAACTTACAGTAAAGTTCCTGAATCTAAGAAAGAATTATCAAAAGATAGAATTGCGATTATTTATGCTTTAGGAGATATTATTGACGGTAAAGGGAGTGATATTCAAATTGGTGATGAAACTTTAGCAAAACAAATAAAAAATGCGCGCTTGGATAAAAATGTTAAAGCCGTAGTTTTCAGAGTTAATAGTCCGGGTGGTAGTGCATTGGCTTCGGAAATTATTCTTAATGAGATAATTTTAACTAAGGCAGTGAAACCTGTAATAGCTTCTTACGGTACTTACGCTGCTTCTGGAGGTTATTATATTTCTTGTATGGCAGATTATATAATAAGTGATAAAAATACATTAACCGGCTCTATAGGTGTTTTCGGTATGATCCCCGATGCGCATAAATTATTAAATAATAAAATTGGTATTACAACCGACTTTGTTAAGACGAATAAGTATTCTACGCCGCTTTCGGTACTTTATCCCATGTCTGCCGGCGATGCAGCTTTTCATCACACGCATGTTAATAATGTATATAAAACATTTCTCGGTCATGTTGCAAAAGGAAGAAATATGACTGTTGAAGCAGTTGATGCTATTGCGCAAGGCAGGATTTGGACAGGAACCGATGCACTTGAACTCGGTTTGGTTGATGAGCTTGGCGGATTAACTCGTGCGATTGAAGTTGCCGCAGAAAAAGCTGGATTAGAAAATTATAAAATTGTAAACTACCCCAAGGAAAAATCATCTTATGAACAGTTGATGGAAATATTAAGCGGTAATAGTGATACTGAAACTAAAATTGCTGCGGAATTAGGTGAATTATACCCATTATATCAAACTATGCGTGAAATACAACAGATGTCGGGCATTCAGGCAAGAATTCCTTATAGAATTGAAATACGTTAA